In Silene latifolia isolate original U9 population chromosome X, ASM4854445v1, whole genome shotgun sequence, the following proteins share a genomic window:
- the LOC141617062 gene encoding uncharacterized protein LOC141617062 — protein sequence MIISTWNIRGFNKLAKNLEVLHFLKTKKIDILGLLETRVKQSKAKRILKTKFSKYNHCCNYNSHHNGRIWLLWDPASVNLSILQEEAQVVHCFVHHLSTGRKFHLSVVYGSNSAVYRRRLWDSMLTHAIGVGAWAAMGDFNIVRNAQEKISNTPPDLNDITDFNLCLERYGLDDLAGTGSEFTWYNKQDCCTRVYSKLDKVLTNADWKQFKFLNCWIDHPDYLDIVEGAWACRVKGNSMHRLMRKLKKVRLALCGLHSASFSNIEHRLDVKREELNCCFQELQQEPLSESLINKEQALSQEFWKLKEVEAKILIQRAKLHDLKHNDTCSSFFFAKIKERQQSQYVSEIQDVQGVTHYGLQNVGGAFMEYYQQLLGTVVPVQEIDPIIMNNGPCLAADDCALLTASITRSDIKSALFSIHSNKSPGLDGFSAGFFKSAWGIVEEDYCTAVEDFFKTSFLPKQANVTLVSLIPKKKYVQCQRFLTNFLLLYYIQDH from the exons ATGATTATCTCCACATGGAATATAAGAGGGTTTAATAAGTTGGCTAAGAATTTAGAGGTTTTACATTTCCTGAAAACTAAAAAAATTGATATATTGGGCTTGCTGGAAACTAGGGTCAAGCAGAGTAAAGCTAAAAGAATTTTGAAGACTAAGTTCAGCAAATATAATCACTGTTGTAATTACAATAGCCATCATAATGGTAGAATATGGTTGCTCTGGGATCCTGCTTCTGTGAATCTTTCTATCCTACAGGAGGAGGCTCAGGTAGTTCATTGCTTTGTCCATCATTTGTCTACTGGCAGGAAGTTTCATCTTTCTGTGGTATATGGGAGCAATAGTGCTGTTTATAGGAGGAGACTTTGGGATTCTATGCTGACTCATGCAATTGGAGTGGGGGCTTGGGCTGCAATGGGTGATTTTAATATTGTCAGGAATGCACAGGAAAAAATCAGTAACACCCCTCCTGATCTGAATGACATTACTGATTTCAACTTGTGCCTAGAGAGATATGGCCTAGATGATTTAGCTGGCACTGGTAGTGAATTTACTTGGTATAACAAGCAGGACTGTTGTACTAGAGTCTATTCTAAGCTGGATAAGGTTTTAACCAATGCTGACTG GAAGCAGTTCAAATTCCTCAACTGCTGGATTGATCATCCAGATTACCTGGACATTGTGGAGGGTGCTTGGGCTTGCAGAGTTAAGGGTAACTCTATGCATAGACTTATGAGGAAGTTAAAGAAAGTTAGATTGGCTCTGTGTGGCCTTCACTCTGCTAGCTTCTCTAATATTGAACATAGACTGGATGTGAAGAGGGAGGAGCTTAATTGTTGTTTTCAGGAGCTCCAACAGGAACCTTTGTCTGAGTCTCTGATTAACAAAGAGCAGGCTCTCTCTCAGGAATTCTGGAAATTGAAGGAAGTGGAAGCAAAAATTCTTATTCAAAGAGCTAAACTGCATGATCTTAAGCATAATGATACCtgttcttcttttttctttgctAAGATAAAAGAAAGGCAACAAAGTCAGTATGTTAGTGAGATTCAGGATGTCCAGGGGGTCACTCACTATGGACTTCAGAATGTGGGGGGTGCTTTTATGGAGTATTATCAGCAACTCCTGGGGACTGTTGTTCCTGTTCAGGAAATTGACCCCATTATAATGAACAATGGCCCTTGCCTTGCTGCTGATGATTGTGCTTTACTTACTGCCTCCATCACTAGGTCTGATATCAAGAGTGCTCTTTTTTCCATTCATTCTAACAAGAGCCCTGGCTTAGATGGCTTCTCTGCTGGCTTTTTTAAGTCTGCTTGGGGTATTGTTGAGGAGGATTACTGTACTGCAGTGGAAGACTTCTTCAAAACCAGCTTCTTGCCTAAGCAAGCAAATGTTACTCTTGTTTCCTTGATACCTAAGAAGAAATATGTCCAGTGTCAAAGATTTTTGACCAATTTCTTGCTGCTCTATTATATACAAGACCATTAG
- the LOC141617064 gene encoding uncharacterized protein LOC141617064, protein MFRALILKLQQLLISSPPQYLFYAGRVQVLNLVLFGLGNFWCSCILLPQHLRDHISRTSRQFFWGCSAGCRKMVYKSWDNICAPWAKGGFNVKNLTTWNQDHSIWLMNIGEHHPECLRGIIQTRDHCLAQLGSILQVKNMLQQCTVAGKFSIQHAYNALRTKYAVTECSKAIQRGFYLPRHRVLLQLASQNRLVTVDHLASRGLHMVNRCYLCQRNSESAAHLYFYCSYADEVLQAIKQWVGINTSDTSLQQLLSSANKRRIRRHWRIQWVQNSIAATVYSIWSERNLRIFENKCRSSLALIRDIQYTVSTILFVKIQDAFHEDILDNFLASRR, encoded by the exons ATGTTTAGGGCTCTTATTCTAAAGCTGCAGCAGTTGCTCATTAGTTCCCCTCCACAGTATCTCTTTTATGCTGGGAGAGTCCAAGTCCTTAACTTAGTTTTATTTGGCTTAGGCAACTTCTGGTGCTCTTGCATCCTCTTGCCACAGCATCTCAGGGATCACATCTCTAGGACAAGCAGGCAGTTCTTCTGGGGGTGTTCTGCTGGTTGCAGGAAAATGGTGTATAAGAGTTGGGATAACATTTGTGCTCCTTGGGCTAAGGGTGGATTTAACGTTAAAAATCTTACCACCTGGAATCAG GACCATTCAATTTGGTTGATGAATATTGGGGAACACCATCCTGAGTGCCTTCGTGGTATTATTCAGACTAGGGATCATTGCCTTGCTCAGTTAGGTAGTATCCTCCAGGTCAAAAATATGCTGCAGCAATGTACGGTGGCAGGCAAGTTTTCCATTCAGCATGCTTATAATGCTTTGAGGACTAAGTATGCTGTCACTGAGTGCAGTAAGGCCATTCAGAGGGGATTCTATCTACCCAGACACCGTGTTCTCCTGCAATTAGCTTCCCAAAATAGGCTTGTAACTGTAGATCACTTGGCCAGTAGGGGTCTCCATATGGTTAATAGATGCTACCTCTGTCAGAGAAACAGTGAATCTGCTGCTCACTTGTATTTTTATTGCAGTTATGCTGATGAGGTTTTGCAGGCTATCAAACAGTGGGTAGGGATCAATACTTCTGACACTTCTCTGCAACAATTACTAAGCTCGGCTAACAAGAGGAGAATTAGAAGGCATTGGCGCATTCAATGGGTCCAGAACAGCATTGCAGCAACTGTGTATAGCATTTGGAGTGAGAGAAACTTGCGGATTTTTGAGAATAAGTGTAGATCAAGCCTTGCACTCATACGGGACATCCAGTATACTGTCAGCACCATCTTGTTTGTCAAAATCCAGGATGCCTTCCATGAAGATATTTTAGATAATTTCCTAGCATCTAGGAGATAG